The Gemmatimonadota bacterium genome segment CGCGGCATCCCAATTTCCCAGCTTGACCATTCTAAAGCCACGTTCCAATTCTGGTATTTTTTTGTCGGTTTCAAATGAGACATACACACGCTCGGTATAAGGCACAATCATCCGCATAAAAGAGCGAATAATTTGCGTTCGGCACGCCTCAAAAAGGCGCGAGCGATCAATACGGAGCGGCTCTGAATTCTTCCTTGATTTTTTTGCGCTCTCAGATTTGTCAAACTTCCTGGTTGCCAAAATTTTTGATGTGCGCAAATCCACAATACGCAGGCTGACACTTACCTTTGCGGTCCCTTCACGGTAGTATGTTCGCGTGGTATCGACTTCACCCGTCTTTTTATCTTTTCGCTCAACATCTTTGTGGGTTAAATCCTCGCTGTAGTTGTATTCTGAAATAGTGCCGGAAATGAGGGCGATGTTTCCGGTACGATTGTTCTGGCCAAAACCCATCTTCAGGCTCTCGTGATCGAGTACTTCAAATCGTTTAGATTCAAAGAGGACCTGTATTAACTCAGCGGAGAATTTATGGCTCCCTGAGTCTTTGGTTTCTCCACCTCCTACAACCCGGACAAGATCGCTGAGTGCCGATAAGACTCCGCTTCCCGAACCTTTAATTTCTCCAACTGCAATTTTGTCAAAATCTTTTAGGTTAATTTCTGCTGGCTGGGTTACCGTAACGTAGAGTCCTGTGCTGCCACAACCTGTAAACAGACCTGAGATCAACAGGAGAGTAAGATTGATCAAATGCATTTTTTTCATAACGAATCTCTTGGGGTTTAATAGAGATATTGTCAAAACACAGTATAAAATGAGAAGGTTCTAACAGCAAGCCTGAAAGAACCTTCTTTGAATCTCCAATATAATGAGCCCTGGGGTGGATTTCGAGATCTACCTCCAAATTGCGTTTTTTGAAACACACCTATTTATGGTACCCTTCTTCGCGGAGTTTTTCCATGGCTCTCTGCACCAACTGTTTTCCCCACTCTTCGCCCGCCGCTATGGATTCCATCATGATTTGAGGTTGGACTTTAAGCATCTTTTTCCCTATAGGAGATTCATAAAATGCGATCAATTGCTTGATTTCCTCATGAGTA includes the following:
- a CDS encoding tetratricopeptide repeat protein: MKKMHLINLTLLLISGLFTGCGSTGLYVTVTQPAEINLKDFDKIAVGEIKGSGSGVLSALSDLVRVVGGGETKDSGSHKFSAELIQVLFESKRFEVLDHESLKMGFGQNNRTGNIALISGTISEYNYSEDLTHKDVERKDKKTGEVDTTRTYYREGTAKVSVSLRIVDLRTSKILATRKFDKSESAKKSRKNSEPLRIDRSRLFEACRTQIIRSFMRMIVPYTERVYVSFETDKKIPELERGFRMVKLGNWDAALDIFQRITETYPNSPLVHKAYYNLGLGYMYTDLFDQARTALEEAYARKSEAKYLNAIKKLNVRIKDKRRLEEQM